The Medicago truncatula cultivar Jemalong A17 chromosome 7, MtrunA17r5.0-ANR, whole genome shotgun sequence genome includes the window TGTGCTGTTTCTGCAATTTTAGTACCCAAAAAGGATGGAAGCTGGAGAATGTGTGTTGATAGTCGAGTTGTCAACAAGATTACAATCAAATATCGATTTCCGATACCTAGACTTGATGATTTATTAGATCAGTTGCATGGTGCCACCATATTTTAAAAGATTGATCTTCGAAGTGGATACCATCAAATCAGGCTTAGGCCAGGAGATGAATGAAAGACTGCATTCAAAACAAGAGATGGCTTATATGAATGGACAGTGATGCCCTTTGGGTTATCTAATGCTCCAAGTACCTTCATGCGTCTAATGAATCAAGTACTTCGACCATTCATTGGCAAATTTGTAGTTGTATACTTTGACGATATCTTGATCTACAAcaaacagaaagaggaacacTTAGAGCAGCTTCGACAAGTGCTACAAACTCTTCGCGAACAAAAACTCTTATGCAAATTTGAAGAAATGTTCTTTCCTAACCAATGAGGTTACTTTTCTGGGTTACATAATCACTGCTGAAGGTGTTCGAGTTGACCCCAGCAAGGTTGAGGCTATCAATAGGTGGCCTATTCCAAAGTCAATTCATGATGTGAGAAGTTTCCATGGATTAGCTTCATTTTATAGAAGGTTCATCAAGAACTTTAGCTCTGTTGCTGCCCCGCTTACAGATTGCATAAAGGGAGATAAGTTCCAATGGACCGAGCAAGCACAAAAGAGTTTTGACCACCTAAAACAACTTTTGACTGAAACACCGGTGCTAGCCCTTCCCAACTTTGACCAGGTGTTCGAAGTAAGTTGTGACGCTTCCAATTCAGGAATTGGTGCGGTTCTATGTCAAGAAGGTCATCCTATAGCCTTCTTTAGTGAAAAGCTCAACAATGGTAAACTTAGATATTCAACATATGATAAAGAATTTTATGCCATTGTCCGAGCCTTGCAACATTGGAGTCATTACTTGTTGAATAAAGAATTTATTCTTTATTCTGATCATGAAGCCCTTAAACATTTGAATTCTCAACAAAAGATCAATCGCAGGCATGCCGCTTGGAGTGAGTTTTTACAAGCTTATCCGTTCTCTCTAAAACATAAGGCGGGAGTtcaaaatgttgttgcagatgctctTAGCAGGCGTCATACCCTACTTGCCACTATGCAAATGAAAGTCATTGGATTTGAGACAGCCAAAGAGTTATACAAAGATGATCCAGattttcaaaagttttggaATGCCACTAATTCACAATCCTCTCAGGACTACTACAGACATGAAGGATTTTTGTTCAAAGGAAAAACCTTATGTATTCCCCAGTGCTGTCTACGTGAAGCCATTATTTGGGAAGCCCATGATGGAGGATTAGCAGGTCATTTTGGACGAGATAAAACTATTGCTTTAGTGAAAGAAAATTTCCATTGGCCAAGACTTGAAAGAGATGTCTACAAACATATTCAAAGATGTCGAGTCTGCCATTTGGCCAAGGCCAAAAGCCAAAACACTGGTTTTTACATGCCACTCCCTGTTCCAGAAGCACCTTGGGAAGATGTTAGCATGGACTTTGTCCTTGGATTGCCTCGGACACAACGCCAGAAAGATTCTGTGATGGTAGTTGTGGACAGATTTTCAAAGATGGCTCATTTCATCCCATGCCAGAAGACTAATGATGCCGTTCAAGTTGCTGACTTATACTTCAAGGAAATTGTTCGTCTTCATAGAATTCCAAAAACCATCACTTCTGATAGGGATGTTAaatttttaagtcatttttggAGAACCTTATGGAAGAAGATGGGTACTAAACTTCAGTTTAGTAGTGCTAGTCACCCCTAAACAGATGGACAAACTGATCAAAAACAGTGGGATCTCATATTGGCACAAGTTGAATTTGCATACAATAATTCAACTAATCAAGCAACTGAAAAATGTCCTTTTGAAGTAGCATACGGAACTCGACCACACAGTCCGTTAGACTTGACTCCATCATCAGATAAACATCAGTTTAGTGCAGATGCAGAAAGCAGAGCAAAGGAGATCAAGAAACTGCATGAACAGGTTTGACAACGGATAATCAAGCAAAATTCAAGATACAAAACTAATCGTGACAAGCACATAAAGCAACAAATCTTTAAAGTTGGAGATTTGGTATGGATACATTTGCGCAAAGAACGATTTTCCAAACAACCAAATGCCAAGTTGTCACCAAGAGCTGATGGTCCCttcaaaatagttcaaaaaatcAATGACAATGCTTACAAGGTAGAATTGCTAGGAACCTATGGTGTCTCAGCAACCTTCAATGTTGCCGATCTTTCACCATATCTGGATGACGAACCAGATATGAACTCGAGGGCGAGTTCTGTTCAACCCAGGGAGGATGATACAGAGTAAGACATTAATATGACATAGACTTTGCAGCCACCACCCTATATGCTAGCTTTTCAATTCCACAACCCTATTATTGACAATAAGGCCAACAAGCCACCATGTTTGACATTTACTAGATTGTGTTTCCATTGATGTATTAATTATCAGCACTATTTCAGCTACCATATGGCCTCTAGGATTGCTATAAATAATGCCACTTCCTTCATGTATCAccataatttgaaatatataaaacttgAGTTTCTCATTTGAGAGTTAGAGAGTGGATTCTCTCTTGGTTTCTGAGCCATATTGTTGACAATCATTACTCAGTGATCAGATTATGACGAATTAGAGCCTCCACCTCTATTTAGTAGAATAATGTTGAAGAGTTTGAGATTCCTCATTGTAAGACAAACCCTAGTCTTTGGTTTACAAACATTTCAACAACCAGATGCATGATATTGTTTTCCCTCCCATCGATCAACCCTACAGGAATGTGTTTTCAGGAATGTGAGTTAATAAAAGGAATATAATTTAACAAAGAATCAACACTAACAAACATGTTACTCTAGGATTGTAATCTTTGGTAATTCCCGTTCAAACTTTGTTGAATCGCGATGAAGTCAAGAAGATTCTCATGGACGAAAGATCAAATCTTCCTATTCTAAGTTTAGCGCTTGCTAGCCTACGCTTTCGTAGTGCATTAGTTACCAAATATAGAAATCGCTAATATTTTTACCAAATCAAACATATTTTATGCTGTTAAAGAGTGTTTTGAGACCCACTAGATCGTCCACCGAGATGCCTCCaataatagaaacaaaaaagaattcaAGCAGATACATTTGTCTCACATAAAATACTAGGACCTAAATAGTAACAACACCTCTGATCCCCGACCCAACATTGCACCAAAGATATTTTTCCATGTATATTTTTTCTGGGACACACACGACATCGACCAATTATAGAAAGTTAGGAATAGAGCGACCATTTTCATCCCATTTTCTGTTCACATTGTTTATGTGGACCGAGTTATGGGACGAAATGATGGTAGCCACGACAATGTGAGAGATGCCATCAAATAGCAAACCAAACATCTGATACGCCCAGTTTAGCCCCCGAATGAAGCCACCTATAACACTGGTGGCTGAACCTTACTCAGAAACATTAGACAATATAGCTATTGTGAGAGTTTAATTCCTTTAATATTTTCCAGTTATACATTTCTAAACCATTGTTAAGAGTTTTCCTTTGGTCTTGTGACTTTTTAACTCTCTAACTTAATTTTATGCTTTATATATAGGATGGCATGTTAAAACATAAAGGCACATATGAAATAATATCTCCTGAGGATATTGGTCTTGAAAGATCCATTGAGGCTAGTATTGTATTGGGGAAACTTAGGTATGTCATTTGGCCCTTTTCAAATTAACTATTATTAGGCAAGGTTAAGAACTTTATAAGGATTTAAAAGAGATAATAGGATATATAAAATCCAACATAATACAGaagtttataaaattttcctttctcaagttttaatattaaatcattgtcccaaaaaataatgttttccTTAATTTATTCTTAATCTATATACAAATTAAGTGTACAAAATATACTTCTGATTGAAGAGATaccgttttattttttttcaagtagtcTACCGACTATAATTTCACCTTTAATGGTGAATAAGTAAGGAGTTTGGGATTCGAACCCGGACCTCAGCATATATAATGCTTATATTTTGCTTATAGTTTTGTGCTAATTGTTAATTTCATTAGTAActgtacaattattttgtgaCATGTTTTATCATTTCATGAACTTTTACACCAATTGTTACAGCGGACGCCAGGCATTAAGAAAAAGACTTGAAGAGGTAATCatcacatttcattcatatgCAATAAAAGCATATTAActatttgttaattttgtttcatGTGTTATTTCAGCATGGTTATAAACTAAAGGATGATGAACTTGAGACTCTATTCTGGAAATTCAAAGCTTTGGCAGGGACAAAAAAGGTTAAGAACTAGTTGTTTCCCTTCCTCATTTCcatttaaaattatgcaacTAATATAAATATGGATCATGCTAACCAGTGTTCCTGGGCATGTTTAAAGAAGCAAAACGAGAAAgttttaagttgaaaataataCTTTTTAGACTTTCGAAGCATCGACTGTTTATGTTCTAAAAGAGGCATCGACTTCCTAAGCTTGTAAACACAAATAGCATTAGACTAAGCTTGTTACGAAAGCAACCATTGTTTATGTTCTAAAAGAGGCATCGACTTCCTTAATTGAGCCTCTTGCCTCAATGGTTGCTTTGGTAACAAGCTTAGTCTAATGCTATTTGTGTTTACATATAAATCTAATAAAACTATAATGCATTTGCTTTGATTATTCTTTTTGGCTTTGTACCTACTACCTGACTTCAATGTTTTATGTTCTTATAGAGAGTAACCAATGCAGACCTCAAGATATTGATGTCAAATGAAGCATACCAAGATGAACTTGTCCACAATCTGCATGATTTATAGgtaaatcgattttttttttttcgattgaAACTAAATGTTTGATGTAATAGCTCAagcaaaaatacaaaataattccAATATATCGCTATATCTAAATGCAGGTGACTTGTGGAGCAAGAAAGgaaatagttcatattcataAATCAGCTGCATTTAGTGGAGCAATTATATTAGAGGAATTCATAAATTTTCATTCACTCATTTTGTTCATACATTTTAAGgtttatatacttttttctttacatatatCTATTGATTCAAGAACTTACAGTGTTCCCTAGATTTGTAATCTATCTATTTTGTTCAAATGTTTCAACTTGCGTCCCCTAATTAAGCGTATTTCTCCAATTTGATCTTAATCAAGTCCTTATTATAATTTCAGCCCCATGCATTTTCTGATTTGTTTTTGCTCTTATACATCGCGCTTCTGAATCGTGaaagaaaattcaatttcataacaaaaatgATACTATTTAGATCGTTACATTGTCCTTTGTAACACCTATttggctaatttttttttacttggtaAGTCTTACATGTAATTAATCTTTCAGTTTTTGTTACTATAAACAATATAAACACTTGATTAGACCTTCAAAACCAATAATTGCATTCTATAATCAAGCTTGGATAGTTGGTTCTTCACTTCTTGATGGCTCGTCTGAGTTGTGAGAACAAGTGGACTCCGAATAGCTGTATGAAACTCCAATCTTTTTTAAAGCATTGAATACAAAGCTGTTTGTACTATAAGATCTAATGGAACTTTCTGAGTCTAAAATTGCACTGCTAAAAAATGGTGGTTGATTTGGTGTAGGAACATCTAAATCTGAATTACTTAACATTTTAACAACTTGAGTCATGGATGGTCTAAGGGAAGCAGAAGCTTGTGTGCAAAGCAAACCAATGTGTAACACTCTTGATGGCTCAGCTTCAGGAATATCATCTCCCAAGCTAGAATCGATAGTCTCGACTAATGTGTTTGAACGATAATGTTTCCAAACCTGGCGCCAAAAAGACAACTTTTATCACTCTCTCGTTCCTCTAATATAAGTCACTAGAGCAAATGGCACACATCTTAAGAAATGTagttaattatataaaaaaataggacTCGCATTAACAAATGATATCCTTAAACAACGGTATGAGAATGAGCTTGATAAGTAGCAAGGTATTTAATCGGAATACAAAGAGTGTAAGACGACTTAtataattgataattttattttctgaagTTACTTATATTGTGGAACGAAGAGAATAACAAGCATAAAGCTTTGATGCCATACGGTATATTTGGACTAAAAAGTGATAAGTTTTAGTGgaaaaatcaacatattttcgattttataagaataaatatTAACCAATCCAGTTTCATGTTTTAAAGTCTTACATTTTGTAGAAGTGATCCAGAGTCCTCTCTGATGACATTATTCCTTCTACCACATACAATCTCGAGAACAAGTACTCCAAAACTATAGACATCAGCTTTATCTGTAAGTTGTCCTCGAATTAGGTACTCCGGAGCCATGTAACCACTGCTCCAAGCATGAAAATGCCACTGTTAATGCagactacattttttttttgaaaaactaatCGAGACTACATAAATCGAAAACTTGTAATATCATATGATCTACCTAAAGCCAAAGACTTACAGTGTTCCAGCAATTCCAGTACTCAAATGTGTTTTATCAGTAGCAAAACATCGCGCAAGGCCGAAATCTGCAATCTTTGGAGAGAGATTATCATCCAGAAGAACATTGCTGCTTTTAATATCTCTATGGATGATTCTTTTAATAGAACCTTGATGAAGATATGCAAGCCCTTCTGCTGTTCCACAAATGATGTTAAACCTCTGCTTCCAATTTAGAATTTGAGTTCTGCTCTTCTctgaaaaggaaaacaaaagatTTATTTTCCACAAGCCCCAAAAATTGATCTATCTACCCATCTTTATatgcttacattttttttttgaagaagctaaattagcccacccaaattgGCACTGGGGAGAATCGAATCTGATACCTTAAGGAGGAGCACATTCccaggtcccaagccaataccaccaggCCAACCGAAGTTGGTTTATATGCTTACATTTTGACCTGTCGGTATCTATCTATTTACCATTAATAACAAAATGTTCCAACGAACATGCAGCTtctttttataattgttttcctCGCCTAAATCGTATTGTTAGTATTCGAGTTTTTACACGTGTGTCATTACCACTACttacataaacacttgtgataCCATTTGCGAGGacttatagaaatagcttatgacatgtcgataatttgttttcatcttatttcATAACTTCTAGGAAAgcttaaaacaacttattgacaaacaatttgactttcttttaacttttgttatagaaatagtttataaagaaacacttatatgataagcgttTATTCTATAAAAGCCTCCttatattaaataaagaaattaactTTAGAACCTATGTAATGTAAGTGTTAAGATAAAGAGATGTAAGAGAACTTACCAAAGATAAATTGATCTAAACTCTTGTTGGGTAAGTGCTCATATACAAGTAAGCTCTCAGGTCCTTCAATGCTACAACCTAATAGTTTGACAAGGTTTTTGTGTTCAATTCCACTGATCAAATCTACTTCATTGAAGAACTCATCCACCCATTGCCTATTGTTGAATACCAATCTCTTTACTGCAACAACGTTTCCGTTAGGGAGAATACCTTTGAAAACTGAACCTGATCCTCCTTGGCCTATTTTTCTCGAAGAGTTGAAATAATCTGTTGCCTTCTCAAGCGTTTCGTATTTGTAAttcaaacttgattttgttATGGAAGATGAAATTTGATCGTGGTTATTTTTTTctgaataaagaaaaagataaacaacAAAAGGAAGTTAACATACAAAAGTTTAGAGTGTgtaaataatttcattttcaatatgaaatgttAACCTTTTTTCagatttgacaattttttgtagacTGCAAAAGAGGCAGAGAGAGCAAGCATGATAATTGCAGCTATTGCTAACACTGCTGCTATTACAGCTCCATTTCTTAAAGATCCTGAAATAATGAAACACAAACAATGACATCAATAAATGCCATataagcacggacactcctcggattcaACGTGTCCCTGTGTCGGACACGccctgaattatgtgattttctcaaattgttagcggtgtcggcgtgtcagtgtccgtgtcgtgtccggtaTCCGTGCTTCTTAAATGCAAGAGAATcagttttgtatttttggtaTGAAAGATTCTTGCTTCTAAAAGCAGACCAAATTTGAAAcaataacatcaaaataaaagaCATGAAAATCCCAAGGTaggtttcaaatttcaattcagACTGTCATTTTAACTCATTAGAAACTACCAAAAATCAAGGAAAAGGTTTAAGTTGCTGCAGCACAAGCTACTCCGCGATCCTAGAAACTATCTAATGTATTCATTACTACTCTCTTCGGTCACTGTTATAAGCAAATATTCATACAAGCTACTCCGTGATCCTAGAAACTATCTAATGTATTCATTACTACTCTCTTCGGTCACTgttataaacaaatattcataCAAGCTACTCCGCGATCCTAGAAACTATCTAATGTATTCATTACTACTCTCTTCGGTCATTGTTATAAGCAAATATTCATTTTCCAGGTTCgttgaataattgatgtttgTTTATATAGTCCACAAAATTTTTAGTGTACAAAAAGTCTTAATTGCAAACTCTTATAGCAAAGTGTTAATTGCAGTTGGAGACAATAATTAAAAAGGTAACCATGTTTGAAATCAAGAAAGAACACAATTTGTAACCATTTCCACCATTTGTTCCACCTCCATCTTTGAAAAATTTGTGTGTTGAGTATCTCAAATAACATCCAGCATTCAAAACCCTACCTTCACTATTTGGCAAACACCCTCTAACCTTCTTAACAGCATTGCTCAAACAATCTCTACACCCATCAATCCCAAGAGTTTTCCAGCATTGTGCTAAGGCATAAACACCCTCAACCTCTCCAACAGCAAATCCACCACCATCACCAGCATCCTTGGCCACAACATCAACCACTCTTTCAACACTCCTTTCCATCTGCACCTCCAACCTCTCAGAAGAGGTGCAAATTACTTTATCCCTCAAAGGGTCAGTTTCCTCTGAGTAGAAACTATAATTATCGTAACGAAGGAAGCAACCATCAAGATAAATACGAGCTGATAGCGAAGGGAGGCAACGAGGGAGCATAGTCCGACTTGCAGCGTAGCAAAGAAGACAATCAGTATGAGAGAGATCTTGAAAACATTGTGCAAAGCCATATATCGGAACAAATTCTGCGATATTTACGGATTGAGTTCCCCAATTATGATCAGTCACAAGCTGTGAGAGATTCTCCATTTCTTTTATGAAACTTGGGATGAAGTTTGATTTTTGTGGTGCTTTGTCTTTACCACAGTAGAGTCCAGCTTCTGAGATTCTTGGGTCCGAAATTGTGTGAGAAAATAAACATGAcatgatgaaaaatataaccTGTGGTTGGTTGTTGATTTTGGAACTCATTGTCTTTACAAGTGTTTCTGTTCTGTTATCCAACCTTTTGGGAAGGAGTTATTAGTCTTATGTGAGAGAGTGAGTAgcattgaaaatatttgtcacaatttgacaatttcaaaatttctctCTTTTACTTCAATGAAAAAGCCAACAAATATCTTTGGGgtatttattaagaaataaaaaaaaatattttagaaaatttgtATTTACGatatttaaactttaaaaagaAACTTTATCTACATAAAACTTATATacttcactaaaaaaaataaaaataaaacttatatacTATTTCCTATTTTGAATCCTTAAGAAGTATTTAGGCATTTGttaatgtaacgcccactttcgtttaatcgtttatttaatcgagtttaggtgattatattatatttatataatatatgcatgattttggtatgtcttgatgatttacgatgatttgattgatgacgtgttaagttatgagctttggaagatttgataagaataggagaattattttattgttaaataaaataaagatttgaaaataatataaaatatttagttgagggctgttttgatattttagatagttttgagggagaaagtgagataagataagttattagaaagaggtataaatagggaagacctaatatctttagaaaactattgtacgtgaaaacttttggaaaaagggagaaaagcttagagaggagcaagagaccaagagtgctgcgattttcttcaaacaaggtaagggtgagactaatgattcaatagcattgattgttgtaattctgatgattaattgacaaagttaggattgatttagaaaagttttggaattaggtcaaaaccctaaaaaattggtgatgaaacggtaaaacttgtttagattgatgtagaaaccgtcctttaaccttagaacatgtttaggatggatcatggaatcaaaattaggctttgaaccatgttgtgtgttggatttttgagaaaaaccctagtctgcccgtgcttctgttcatcgctcgtcacggcgagtgatgatcctcgcctcgcgagtgatgaccttcatcgctcgccacgcgagccccttcccttcgcctcgcgagttgtttggtgcaactcgccatggcgagcaacccttcctcgcctcgcgagcttaggcagagtgcatgtcatattttgtgtttcgacatttttagttggaccttggatgccctagagtgcctgaacatacctagtattgattaggaatgaatgtaggatcagagggaacccagaacaactttagtttgggagatgagtggtactcgccatggcgagtaagaactctcgcctcgcgagtacaaccagaatgtacttgcttgagtgtttgtgcgacctgtgtcgcacgtgttgatcaagagcgaacccctagttggtattaagacctaatgatgacgtttaatgcagtctgtagagttgtttaagttatgttgatattaaatggacatgaactaatgtattgtatattcatgcaagaaaTGAAGGTTGATATTCCTgatatttataagctattgatataatgatatcattttgtttatgtgacctgtttatgctgcttccgttatttaactaagtgcataaattcatgatgaagttagctccaaattaatggatgcatgttgatatgttgattacgatgtttttgttcataagtgtccatgcatagcatctcatattgagcttagtcctcaccacaaataataggagctttgtcctccgcacgttttataggagctttgtcctccgcacgattaaagtatattaatacttatgatgacgattggtaccacatgcatatagggagtctaagagcattgtcacattgtcatg containing:
- the LOC25497890 gene encoding cysteine-rich receptor-like protein kinase 42, which translates into the protein MSSKINNQPQVIFFIMSCLFSHTISDPRISEAGLYCGKDKAPQKSNFIPSFIKEMENLSQLVTDHNWGTQSVNIAEFVPIYGFAQCFQDLSHTDCLLCYAASRTMLPRCLPSLSARIYLDGCFLRYDNYSFYSEETDPLRDKVICTSSERLEVQMERSVERVVDVVAKDAGDGGGFAVGEVEGVYALAQCWKTLGIDGCRDCLSNAVKKVRGCLPNSEGRVLNAGCYLRYSTHKFFKDGGGTNGGNGSLRNGAVIAAVLAIAAIIMLALSASFAVYKKLSNLKKEKNNHDQISSSITKSSLNYKYETLEKATDYFNSSRKIGQGGSGSVFKGILPNGNVVAVKRLVFNNRQWVDEFFNEVDLISGIEHKNLVKLLGCSIEGPESLLVYEHLPNKSLDQFIFEKSRTQILNWKQRFNIICGTAEGLAYLHQGSIKRIIHRDIKSSNVLLDDNLSPKIADFGLARCFATDKTHLSTGIAGTLGYMAPEYLIRGQLTDKADVYSFGVLVLEIVCGRRNNVIREDSGSLLQNVRL